A window of the Brachybacterium sacelli genome harbors these coding sequences:
- a CDS encoding glycoside hydrolase family 2 TIM barrel-domain containing protein, producing MSTTSLPTPDRTDRWWEELPAGRNRLRGRAHLHSDAPELRLDGIWEFRYGSRADGSDLGERAEIEVPGLWQLQGHGAPQYTNVVYPIPRDVPHVPDENPTGHYSRTVAVPAGWAEDLAAGARVLLRFQGVDSAAKVWIDDAEIGVTAGSRLTQEFDVTEALAGPGEHRLDVRVVQWSVNTYVEDQDMWWASGIFRSVDLLLRPADGIHDLVTVADYDPATGRGSLRAAAYDRSGSPLEARVEIPALGLSASTGEEMLVADEVRPWSAEDPHLYEATVRTAGETVSLRLGFRRVEVDGEIFRVNGERIVFRGVNRHEADPVVGRAQHAGNQDLDVALMKQHNLNAVRTSHYPPHQRFLEVCDEAGLYVICEGDFETHGFHADSTGGEDGTGAAEGPAQNPLFEESLLERSDRFVRRDRNHASIVMWSIGNEAASGPVTEAMVARVREIDPTRPVIYEQDYAAEYVDVFSLMYSTVGDTEQIGRRELSPGYQDKLTRMLRSFALDVPDGHFASPPALSKPFLWIEYAHAMGNGAGSLAEYMELTERYPALHGGFIWEWIDHGLETTDAEGNRIHGYGGDFGERLHDGNFVADGLVLPDRTPSPALLDAKHHYSPVGLEVWPGRVRVTNRYAFSDLTHLRAEVSLDAQSSWQELELPATAPGGSAEVPLPVHDGATTTVRLTTREEQGPVPAGHLIVSADHVDAERLRSGLTPPVAEPLAPTQGEDGSWILGPARFDDLGRLVALGDLQVESAGADLYRAPVDNERARTRYPLEARWKRIGLDVARRRLVGIEAEGDALVIRTRLGLDGSALGADVAERWRGDASGADVQVTVTPSAFWPEDLPLPRIGWTFALPSRPDQVQYTGYGPHESYPDTGGGTTFATWHSSLADLQVPYVFPQENGNRAGVVRACLSGGSGPSLGLRAAAGLGLAVRPWSSAELDERAHDGALRPDGRTWVTLSAALHGVGSAACGPIPLPQYVLPAREETFSFRLEAQRP from the coding sequence ATGTCCACCACCTCCCTGCCCACCCCCGATCGGACCGACCGTTGGTGGGAGGAGCTGCCCGCCGGCCGGAACCGGCTGCGCGGCCGCGCCCACCTGCACTCCGACGCGCCCGAGCTGCGTCTCGACGGCATCTGGGAGTTCCGGTACGGGTCGCGTGCCGACGGCTCCGACCTGGGCGAGCGTGCCGAGATCGAGGTGCCGGGACTGTGGCAGCTGCAGGGTCACGGCGCTCCGCAGTACACCAACGTCGTCTACCCGATCCCCCGCGACGTCCCCCACGTGCCCGACGAGAACCCCACCGGGCACTACTCCCGCACCGTGGCCGTCCCCGCCGGCTGGGCCGAGGACCTCGCCGCCGGCGCGCGTGTGCTGCTGCGCTTCCAGGGCGTGGACTCCGCGGCGAAGGTCTGGATCGACGACGCCGAGATCGGGGTGACCGCAGGCTCCCGCCTCACCCAGGAGTTCGACGTCACCGAGGCGCTGGCCGGCCCCGGGGAGCACCGGCTGGACGTACGGGTGGTGCAGTGGTCGGTGAACACCTACGTCGAGGACCAGGACATGTGGTGGGCCTCGGGGATCTTCCGCAGCGTGGACCTGCTGCTGCGCCCCGCCGACGGCATCCACGACCTGGTCACCGTCGCGGATTACGACCCCGCCACCGGTCGCGGCAGCCTGCGCGCCGCCGCCTACGACCGTAGCGGCTCGCCGCTCGAGGCGAGGGTCGAGATCCCCGCCCTCGGCCTGTCCGCCTCCACCGGCGAGGAGATGCTCGTGGCGGACGAGGTGCGCCCGTGGTCCGCGGAGGACCCGCACCTCTACGAGGCCACCGTCCGCACCGCGGGCGAGACCGTGAGTCTGCGGCTCGGATTCCGCCGCGTGGAGGTCGACGGGGAGATCTTCCGCGTCAACGGCGAGCGCATCGTCTTCCGCGGCGTGAACCGCCACGAGGCCGATCCGGTGGTGGGCCGCGCCCAGCACGCGGGCAACCAGGACCTCGACGTCGCGCTCATGAAGCAGCACAACCTCAACGCGGTCCGCACCTCCCACTACCCACCCCACCAGCGCTTCCTCGAGGTGTGTGACGAGGCGGGGCTGTACGTGATCTGCGAGGGCGACTTCGAGACCCACGGCTTCCACGCCGACTCCACCGGGGGCGAGGACGGCACCGGCGCCGCCGAGGGCCCGGCGCAGAACCCCCTGTTCGAGGAGTCCCTCCTCGAGCGTTCGGACCGCTTCGTGCGCCGCGACCGCAACCATGCCTCCATCGTGATGTGGTCGATCGGGAACGAGGCCGCCTCCGGCCCGGTCACCGAGGCGATGGTGGCCCGGGTGCGCGAGATCGACCCCACGCGCCCGGTGATCTACGAGCAGGACTACGCCGCGGAGTACGTGGACGTGTTCTCCCTGATGTACTCCACGGTCGGGGATACCGAGCAGATCGGGAGGCGCGAGCTGTCCCCCGGGTACCAGGACAAGCTCACCCGCATGCTGCGCAGCTTCGCGCTCGACGTGCCCGACGGCCACTTCGCGAGCCCGCCGGCGCTGTCCAAGCCGTTCCTGTGGATCGAGTACGCCCACGCGATGGGCAACGGCGCAGGCTCGCTCGCGGAGTACATGGAGCTCACCGAGCGCTACCCGGCGCTGCACGGCGGGTTCATCTGGGAATGGATCGATCACGGCCTGGAGACCACCGACGCCGAGGGCAACCGCATCCACGGCTACGGCGGCGACTTCGGCGAGCGCCTGCACGACGGCAACTTCGTGGCCGACGGCCTGGTGCTGCCCGACCGCACTCCGTCCCCGGCGCTGCTGGACGCCAAGCACCACTACTCCCCCGTCGGCCTCGAGGTCTGGCCGGGCAGGGTGCGCGTCACCAACCGCTACGCCTTCAGCGACCTGACCCACCTGCGGGCCGAGGTGTCCCTGGATGCACAGAGCAGCTGGCAGGAGCTCGAGCTGCCGGCGACCGCGCCGGGCGGGAGCGCCGAGGTGCCACTTCCGGTGCACGACGGCGCGACCACCACGGTGCGGCTCACCACCCGGGAGGAGCAGGGTCCGGTCCCGGCCGGTCACCTGATCGTCTCCGCGGACCACGTGGATGCCGAGCGACTGCGCAGCGGGCTCACGCCGCCCGTCGCCGAGCCCCTCGCTCCGACGCAGGGCGAGGACGGCTCCTGGATTCTCGGCCCGGCCCGCTTCGACGACCTGGGCCGCCTGGTGGCTCTCGGTGACCTGCAGGTCGAGAGCGCCGGCGCGGACCTGTACCGGGCCCCCGTCGACAACGAGCGCGCCCGCACCCGGTATCCCCTCGAGGCGCGTTGGAAGCGGATCGGGCTGGACGTGGCACGGCGCCGCCTGGTCGGTATCGAGGCAGAAGGTGACGCCCTGGTGATCCGCACCCGCCTCGGCCTGGACGGCTCAGCCCTCGGCGCGGACGTCGCCGAGCGCTGGCGCGGTGACGCCTCCGGTGCGGACGTGCAGGTGACGGTGACGCCGTCGGCGTTCTGGCCCGAGGACCTGCCGCTGCCGCGGATCGGGTGGACCTTCGCCCTGCCCTCCCGGCCGGACCAGGTCCAGTACACGGGGTACGGGCCGCACGAGTCCTATCCCGACACCGGCGGCGGCACCACCTTCGCCACCTGGCACTCCTCGCTCGCGGACCTCCAGGTGCCCTATGTGTTCCCGCAGGAGAACGGGAACCGCGCCGGCGTGGTCCGCGCCTGCCTCAGCGGCGGCTCCGGGCCTTCTCTCGGCCTGCGGGCCGCGGCGGGGCTGGGGCTCGCGGTGCGACCGTGGTCCAGCGCGGAGCTCGACGAGCGCGCGCACGACGGGGCACTGCGTCCCGACGGCCGCACCTGGGTGACGCTCTCCGCGGCGCTGCACGGCGTGGGCTCGGCGGCCTGCGGCCCGATTCCGCTGCCGCAGTACGTGCTCCCGGCGCGCGAGGAGACCTTCTCCTTCCGGCTGGAGGCGCAGCGGCCCTGA
- a CDS encoding DUF6541 family protein, which yields MWTDVIPGVAVALAMFVVPGASVLLCCRVSWPTALVAAPPMSLALLAVSTLLAALLGSDWGLVWLIGTTVLGIGICALWSWATPWGRRIPRWSPLSAAAAGQYLVGQVIALVFLVPLYLTAFVEPTTIAQRYDNAFHLNAIEAIIRTGEATPFDTGQLLRGSVYPNSWHTAAALVQELSGIGLAQSVHALALVTVLGVWPLSMWLLVEVLVRPGAIARLVTGPLSLAFAGFPLVLLDWGLVYPTILALAAAPALAAAVIHLAIDHELLAAPVRIAAIIGAMGIGVGIAHPGAALAALILALPIALLTLVRHLDRSVLRSLRRPTSSTSRHASSGSSLRSIPAGDLARTAVLAVVVAGIVAVWATMAPTTDTAPWTAFQSTPQALGEAFLGGAMGRYTLPVIVVLSALGLLGALLGRGRDRLVLLAMLGPVAVYWASSAAQDATWRNLLSGFLYRDNYRTAAALTLAAVPLVVAGAELIVRGLRRAHAAWRARRDGDEATPAGGPAKLPAAAALVVGVLASTALSWHISSDPQVRERFTDAADAYRTWEIADLVSGTEFEMFEDLPEHVPEDGYVVTDPWEGGGLAYALGDREVSRIYMTVKRTDEEAYLDRHFADIASDPRICDTLPEDRPLYYLDLEEHRLGGNEIEDSGYLGFAGITEDTPGFELVHELGDTRLYEITAC from the coding sequence ATGTGGACCGACGTGATCCCCGGGGTGGCCGTCGCCCTCGCGATGTTCGTGGTGCCAGGAGCGTCAGTCCTCCTGTGCTGCCGCGTGTCATGGCCGACGGCGCTGGTCGCCGCGCCGCCCATGTCCCTCGCCCTCCTCGCCGTCTCGACTCTCCTGGCGGCCCTCCTCGGCTCTGACTGGGGGCTGGTCTGGCTGATCGGGACCACAGTGCTCGGGATCGGGATCTGCGCGCTGTGGTCCTGGGCGACGCCCTGGGGCCGACGCATCCCGCGCTGGTCGCCGCTGTCGGCCGCGGCCGCCGGACAGTACCTGGTAGGCCAGGTCATCGCCCTGGTGTTCCTGGTGCCGCTGTATCTGACGGCCTTCGTCGAGCCGACCACGATCGCCCAGCGGTACGACAACGCGTTCCACCTCAACGCCATCGAGGCGATCATCCGCACCGGTGAGGCGACCCCCTTCGACACCGGGCAGCTGCTGCGCGGCTCCGTGTACCCCAACAGCTGGCACACCGCCGCCGCGCTGGTGCAGGAGCTCAGCGGGATCGGGCTCGCCCAGAGCGTCCACGCCCTGGCCCTGGTGACGGTGCTCGGCGTCTGGCCGTTGTCGATGTGGCTGCTGGTCGAGGTGCTGGTGCGACCCGGGGCGATCGCCCGCCTGGTCACCGGCCCGCTGTCCCTCGCCTTCGCCGGCTTCCCCCTGGTGCTGCTGGACTGGGGGCTGGTGTACCCGACGATCCTCGCTCTCGCGGCCGCTCCCGCCCTGGCGGCGGCGGTCATCCATCTCGCGATCGACCACGAGCTGCTCGCGGCCCCGGTGCGGATCGCCGCGATCATCGGGGCGATGGGCATCGGCGTGGGCATCGCCCATCCGGGGGCCGCACTGGCCGCGCTGATCCTCGCGCTGCCGATCGCACTCCTCACCCTGGTGCGCCACCTGGACCGCTCGGTGCTGCGCTCCCTGCGCCGGCCCACCAGCAGCACCTCGCGCCATGCCTCCTCGGGATCCTCCCTGCGGAGCATCCCCGCGGGGGACCTCGCCCGCACCGCCGTGCTGGCGGTGGTGGTGGCAGGCATCGTGGCGGTGTGGGCGACGATGGCCCCGACCACCGACACCGCCCCGTGGACAGCCTTCCAGTCCACGCCGCAGGCCCTCGGTGAGGCCTTCCTGGGCGGGGCCATGGGCCGCTACACGCTCCCGGTGATCGTCGTGCTCAGCGCGCTGGGACTGCTCGGCGCCCTGCTCGGCCGCGGCCGAGACCGCCTGGTGCTGCTCGCGATGCTGGGCCCGGTCGCGGTCTACTGGGCCTCCTCGGCCGCGCAGGACGCGACCTGGCGCAATCTGCTCTCGGGCTTCCTCTACCGCGACAACTACCGCACCGCCGCGGCGCTCACCCTGGCGGCCGTGCCACTGGTCGTGGCCGGTGCCGAGCTGATCGTGCGGGGTCTGCGGCGCGCCCACGCGGCCTGGCGGGCGCGCCGGGACGGTGACGAGGCCACCCCGGCCGGGGGGCCTGCCAAGCTGCCGGCCGCGGCCGCACTCGTGGTCGGGGTGCTGGCCTCGACCGCGCTGTCCTGGCACATCTCCTCGGACCCGCAGGTCCGGGAGCGCTTCACGGACGCGGCCGACGCCTATCGCACCTGGGAGATCGCCGACCTCGTCTCGGGGACGGAGTTCGAGATGTTCGAGGACCTGCCCGAGCACGTCCCCGAGGACGGGTACGTCGTCACCGATCCGTGGGAGGGCGGCGGGCTGGCCTACGCCCTCGGCGACCGCGAGGTCTCCCGGATCTACATGACCGTCAAGCGCACCGACGAGGAGGCCTACCTCGACCGCCACTTCGCGGACATCGCCTCGGATCCTCGGATCTGCGACACCCTCCCGGAGGATCGGCCCCTGTACTACCTGGACCTGGAGGAGCACCGGCTCGGCGGCAACGAGATCGAGGACTCGGGATACCTGGGCTTCGCGGGCATCACCGAGGACACTCCCGGCTTCGAGCTCGTCCATGAGCTCGGGGACACCCGCCTGTACGAGATCACCGCCTGCTGA
- the tgt gene encoding tRNA guanosine(34) transglycosylase Tgt: MTAQSADPSAAPAPSETGFEILARAGDKARAGVVATPHGQIATPAFVPVGTKATVKAVLPESMRELGAQVLLANAYHLYLQPGHDLVDSAGGLGAFMNWPGPTVTDSGGFQVMSLGAGFKKVLSSEFSGGEKARTSSGEDDAVAEGKERLAHVDDDGVTFRSIINGDEHRFTPEISMQIQHGLGADIMFAFDELTTLMNSRGYQEQALERTRLWAMRCLAEHTRLTAERSHRPYQQLWGVIQGAQYEDLRRRAARDLGAMDVDGQVFDGFGVGGALEKENLGTIVGWVTDELPEDRPRHLLGISEVDDLFVAVAAGADTFDCVSPSRVARNSAVYTATGRVNLTGSRYRRQFAPIDETCDCYTCTHYTAAYVHHLFRAKEMLSSTLCTIHNERFVVRLVDRIRASLLSGDFEALREETTGAYYGSPR; the protein is encoded by the coding sequence GTGACCGCTCAGAGTGCCGACCCCTCCGCCGCCCCTGCACCGTCGGAGACGGGCTTCGAGATCCTCGCCCGGGCCGGGGACAAGGCCCGCGCCGGTGTGGTCGCCACTCCGCACGGACAGATCGCCACGCCCGCCTTCGTGCCCGTGGGGACCAAGGCCACGGTCAAGGCGGTGCTGCCGGAGTCGATGAGAGAGCTGGGGGCGCAGGTGCTCCTGGCCAATGCGTACCACCTCTACCTCCAGCCCGGCCACGACCTGGTGGACTCGGCCGGCGGGCTCGGGGCGTTCATGAACTGGCCCGGCCCTACCGTCACCGATTCCGGCGGTTTCCAGGTGATGAGCCTGGGCGCGGGCTTCAAGAAGGTGCTCTCCAGCGAGTTCTCCGGCGGGGAGAAGGCCCGCACCTCCTCCGGGGAGGACGACGCGGTGGCCGAGGGCAAGGAGCGCCTCGCGCACGTCGACGACGACGGCGTCACCTTCCGCTCCATCATCAACGGTGACGAGCACCGCTTCACGCCCGAGATCTCCATGCAGATCCAGCACGGGCTGGGGGCGGACATCATGTTCGCCTTCGATGAGCTGACCACCCTGATGAACTCGCGGGGGTACCAGGAGCAGGCGCTCGAGCGCACCCGGCTGTGGGCGATGCGCTGCCTGGCGGAGCACACCCGCCTCACCGCCGAGCGCAGCCACCGGCCCTACCAGCAGCTGTGGGGCGTCATCCAGGGCGCCCAGTACGAGGACCTGCGCCGTCGGGCCGCCCGGGACCTCGGCGCGATGGACGTCGACGGGCAGGTCTTCGACGGATTCGGCGTCGGTGGGGCGTTGGAGAAGGAGAACCTCGGCACCATCGTCGGCTGGGTGACCGATGAGCTGCCCGAGGACCGGCCCCGCCACCTGCTAGGCATCAGCGAGGTCGACGACCTGTTCGTCGCGGTCGCCGCCGGGGCGGACACCTTCGACTGCGTCTCCCCCTCCCGGGTGGCGCGCAACAGCGCCGTGTACACCGCCACCGGGCGCGTGAACCTCACCGGCTCGAGGTACCGCCGGCAGTTCGCCCCGATCGACGAGACCTGCGACTGCTACACCTGCACCCACTACACCGCTGCGTACGTCCACCACCTGTTCCGCGCCAAGGAGATGCTCTCCTCCACCCTGTGCACGATCCACAACGAGCGTTTCGTGGTGCGCCTCGTGGACCGGATCCGTGCCTCCCTGCTCAGCGGCGACTTCGAGGCGCTGCGGGAGGAGACGACCGGCGCGTACTACGGCTCCCCGCGGTGA
- a CDS encoding PQQ-binding-like beta-propeller repeat protein, whose protein sequence is MSEESEASGATTAIGLAVVLLCLAGIAALVGEQFLIGALRLAAGILTGAGVGLLLLALLGARGSRRLRRLLAGTLALAVALALTVPAVIATRVPPPADAASANVPALGEGDDVHSVPAAGAPVLVRRADGSAQLLPQQGQPVAVPAAPEDVVALSADGTRVITVGGGGTTVAAVTDPGAEEVGVEGIPLALAGDLLVVRQCDEAGAGTCTLSGYDLTDPERPRWTVSAPGEDEARGIDPAGVELTAMPEAAAGPLDAVRASGVLPAVPLRFDPAQGWFQLDPATGFPVGKVLAEADQRCRLAVTGRAPRTDDPVVLTVCSAADGALTATAHVRGEVLWTSEPSPAGRWSVRMDQGRVLATGTEEGTDTAGEIVASELRAAWTEPGAGALDEAVDATARLGIDGSRMVLANTSGQLVAYDTADGTNTWTLPLSAPDAPVHGTLEADTAVVLDPASRTRSLQPRGAQRLRVVDAGTGTVTADAVVTGEVRGVRGVGDGRALVTLGERTLLLGR, encoded by the coding sequence ATGAGCGAGGAGTCCGAGGCCTCGGGGGCCACCACCGCGATCGGACTGGCCGTCGTGCTGCTCTGTCTCGCCGGCATCGCCGCGCTGGTGGGCGAGCAGTTCCTGATCGGGGCGCTGCGCCTGGCCGCCGGGATCCTGACCGGTGCCGGAGTCGGACTGCTGCTGCTCGCGCTGCTCGGCGCCCGTGGGAGCCGGCGCCTGCGCCGCCTGCTCGCGGGGACGCTGGCGCTCGCCGTCGCCCTGGCCCTCACCGTGCCCGCCGTGATCGCCACCCGCGTCCCACCGCCGGCGGACGCCGCCTCGGCGAACGTGCCGGCGCTCGGCGAGGGGGACGACGTGCATTCCGTGCCCGCCGCCGGGGCTCCGGTGCTCGTGCGGCGCGCCGACGGCTCGGCGCAGCTGCTGCCGCAGCAGGGGCAGCCGGTCGCCGTCCCCGCGGCCCCCGAGGACGTGGTGGCGCTCTCCGCCGACGGCACCCGGGTGATCACGGTCGGCGGCGGCGGGACCACCGTCGCCGCCGTGACCGACCCCGGCGCGGAGGAGGTCGGCGTCGAGGGGATCCCGCTCGCCCTGGCGGGGGACCTGCTGGTGGTGCGGCAGTGCGACGAGGCCGGCGCCGGGACGTGCACCCTCAGCGGCTATGACCTCACCGACCCGGAGCGGCCTCGGTGGACCGTCTCCGCCCCCGGCGAGGACGAGGCCCGGGGTATCGACCCCGCCGGTGTCGAGCTGACGGCGATGCCGGAGGCGGCGGCGGGGCCGCTCGACGCCGTGCGCGCGAGCGGGGTGCTGCCCGCGGTGCCGCTGCGCTTCGACCCCGCCCAGGGCTGGTTCCAGCTCGACCCGGCCACCGGGTTCCCCGTCGGGAAGGTGCTGGCCGAGGCGGACCAGCGGTGCCGGCTCGCGGTGACCGGCCGGGCCCCGCGGACCGACGACCCCGTCGTCCTCACCGTCTGCTCCGCGGCCGACGGGGCCCTCACGGCCACCGCGCACGTGCGCGGGGAGGTGCTGTGGACCTCGGAGCCGTCACCGGCGGGACGGTGGAGCGTGCGGATGGACCAGGGCCGGGTGCTCGCCACCGGCACCGAGGAGGGGACGGACACGGCCGGCGAGATCGTCGCCTCCGAGCTCCGGGCGGCGTGGACCGAGCCCGGGGCGGGCGCGCTGGACGAGGCCGTCGACGCCACGGCGCGGCTCGGGATCGACGGCTCCCGGATGGTCCTGGCCAACACCTCCGGGCAGCTGGTCGCCTACGACACCGCCGACGGCACGAACACCTGGACCCTGCCGCTGTCGGCTCCCGACGCTCCGGTGCACGGCACGCTCGAGGCCGACACCGCCGTGGTGCTCGATCCCGCTTCGCGCACCCGCTCCCTGCAGCCGCGAGGAGCGCAGCGCCTGCGGGTCGTCGACGCCGGGACCGGCACCGTCACCGCGGACGCGGTGGTGACCGGTGAGGTGCGCGGCGTGCGCGGCGTCGGGGACGGCCGGGCGCTCGTCACCCTCGGCGAACGGACGCTGCTGCTGGGGCGCTGA
- a CDS encoding acyltransferase family protein — MAPAFPRQGRQRREGTTISSPSDPPSPRSGSSRGGRRARSLSGEELARERALARASAWEQPGDDLEDWTQDTEPAPPARPRLAAWTAGALPSTASSLDDWLQGPREARAEREAEDAWSTAGSVSAGAAPAGTGGARVTEEGAPPRVGPAFRHELHGLRAVALGLVAIYHIWFGRVSGGVDVFLFLSAFFLTGTFVRRLESGRPLGVPRYWLHTFKRLMPPAAVTILLTLAGTAAFLPSSLWPAVMQEAVASAAYLQNALLVFLQVDYHARDAGGASPLQHFWSLSVQGQAFVVWPLLFLLMVRRARAGRNVRRPLSVLLLVLGAASLTWSIISTGTQQQVAYFDTAARLWEFAAGSLLALALPAIDRLTGARRPEEGQVPQLRTGRALIGWAGIGALLACGIVLDVSTMFPGWIASVPLAAAGAVVIAGHSGRRWGVDALLSTRPAAFVGDISYALYLVHWPVLVMWLHHSGRQRAGLLDGLVILVGSVLLAWLITRAVDAPVRRSVWLEARPRRALTAVAASFALVAAAAGGWWIGLTRAEPPTPVAAAQEPATQEAATEVATEAPREILPHGWQLGSQWPDLPERCGGPWAPAEDFHHVNCQQLLPADATAKGTIVVVGSSHARQFIPALIPYASAHDLQIVNLSMDACGFTTEVEASPYCRGYDQYVLDYVEAHSPELVLTTVTLTGLGADETVPAGTEAAVRALLERDAHVIGVRDTPRWEQDQFACAEAVIEGGGAPSDADAACGADAEKKLAPENPAAGLAELPGAEDALALIDLSGTICPHGRCSPILGETSVYMDDNHLTRTFVETVLVGPMTEELDERFPAPTA; from the coding sequence ATGGCTCCCGCCTTTCCGCGGCAGGGCCGACAGCGACGGGAGGGGACCACGATCAGCTCGCCCAGTGATCCCCCCTCCCCGCGCTCCGGATCCTCCCGCGGCGGCCGACGGGCGCGGTCGCTGAGCGGGGAGGAGCTCGCCCGCGAGCGCGCTCTCGCGCGCGCCTCCGCCTGGGAGCAGCCGGGCGACGACCTCGAGGACTGGACCCAGGACACCGAGCCGGCGCCTCCCGCCCGTCCCCGCCTGGCGGCGTGGACCGCAGGTGCCCTGCCGTCGACCGCCTCCTCCCTCGACGACTGGCTGCAGGGCCCGAGGGAGGCCCGCGCCGAGCGGGAGGCGGAGGACGCCTGGTCCACCGCCGGCTCGGTCTCGGCCGGCGCCGCGCCGGCCGGGACCGGCGGGGCCCGCGTCACCGAGGAGGGAGCCCCGCCGCGCGTCGGGCCCGCCTTCCGCCACGAGCTGCACGGTCTGCGCGCGGTCGCCCTGGGCCTGGTCGCGATCTACCACATCTGGTTCGGACGGGTCTCGGGCGGCGTCGACGTCTTCCTGTTCCTCTCGGCCTTCTTCCTCACCGGCACCTTCGTACGCCGGCTGGAGAGCGGGCGGCCCCTCGGGGTGCCTCGCTACTGGTTGCACACCTTCAAACGCCTGATGCCGCCCGCGGCGGTGACGATCCTGCTGACCCTGGCCGGGACGGCCGCCTTCCTGCCCTCCTCGCTGTGGCCCGCGGTGATGCAGGAGGCGGTGGCCTCGGCCGCCTACCTGCAGAACGCGCTGCTGGTGTTCCTGCAGGTCGACTACCACGCCCGCGACGCCGGCGGTGCCTCCCCGCTGCAGCACTTCTGGTCCCTCAGCGTGCAGGGGCAGGCCTTCGTGGTGTGGCCCCTGCTGTTCCTGCTCATGGTGCGCCGCGCACGAGCGGGCCGGAACGTGCGCCGCCCGCTCTCCGTGCTCCTGCTCGTCCTCGGCGCGGCCTCGCTGACCTGGTCGATCATCAGCACCGGGACCCAGCAGCAGGTCGCCTACTTCGACACCGCCGCCCGGCTGTGGGAGTTCGCCGCCGGCTCCCTGCTCGCCCTCGCCCTGCCGGCGATCGACCGCCTCACGGGCGCTCGTCGACCCGAGGAGGGCCAGGTCCCGCAGCTGCGCACGGGGCGCGCCCTGATCGGGTGGGCGGGCATCGGCGCGCTGCTGGCCTGCGGCATCGTGCTGGACGTGTCGACCATGTTCCCCGGCTGGATCGCGAGCGTGCCGCTGGCCGCCGCCGGCGCCGTGGTGATCGCCGGCCACTCCGGACGCCGCTGGGGCGTGGACGCCCTGCTGTCGACGCGGCCGGCCGCGTTCGTCGGGGACATCTCCTACGCCCTCTACCTGGTGCACTGGCCGGTGCTGGTGATGTGGCTGCACCACAGCGGCCGCCAGCGCGCCGGGCTGCTCGACGGTCTCGTGATCCTGGTCGGCTCGGTGCTGCTGGCCTGGCTGATCACCCGCGCGGTCGACGCGCCGGTGCGCCGCTCGGTCTGGCTCGAGGCCCGTCCGCGCCGGGCGCTGACCGCGGTCGCGGCGAGCTTCGCCCTGGTGGCCGCCGCCGCGGGCGGCTGGTGGATCGGCCTCACCCGCGCCGAGCCCCCGACGCCTGTCGCCGCCGCGCAGGAGCCGGCCACCCAGGAGGCGGCCACGGAGGTCGCCACCGAGGCCCCGCGCGAGATCCTCCCCCACGGCTGGCAGCTCGGCTCGCAGTGGCCGGACCTGCCCGAGCGCTGCGGCGGCCCCTGGGCCCCGGCGGAGGACTTCCACCACGTCAACTGCCAGCAGCTGCTGCCCGCAGACGCCACCGCGAAGGGGACGATCGTGGTGGTCGGCAGCTCGCACGCCCGGCAGTTCATCCCCGCCCTGATCCCGTACGCGAGCGCGCACGACCTCCAGATCGTGAACCTCTCCATGGACGCCTGCGGATTCACCACCGAGGTGGAGGCCAGCCCGTACTGCCGCGGATACGACCAGTACGTCCTGGACTACGTCGAGGCCCACTCCCCCGAGCTGGTGCTGACCACCGTCACCCTGACCGGGCTCGGCGCGGACGAGACGGTGCCCGCGGGCACCGAGGCGGCGGTCCGTGCGCTGCTGGAGCGGGACGCCCACGTGATCGGCGTGCGCGACACCCCGCGCTGGGAGCAGGACCAGTTCGCCTGCGCGGAGGCGGTGATCGAGGGCGGCGGCGCCCCCTCCGACGCCGATGCGGCCTGCGGGGCCGACGCCGAGAAGAAGCTGGCGCCCGAGAATCCCGCCGCCGGCCTCGCCGAGCTGCCCGGGGCGGAGGACGCACTGGCCCTGATCGATCTGAGCGGAACGATCTGCCCCCACGGACGGTGCTCACCGATCCTCGGGGAGACCTCCGTCTACATGGACGACAACCATCTCACCCGGACCTTCGTCGAGACCGTCCTCGTCGGCCCGATGACCGAGGAGCTCGACGAGCGTTTCCCGGCCCCCACCGCATGA